TACCTTGAGCAATTGTATTTCTGCTGTCTTCTTTAACAATATCCATACATAATTCAACACACTCATTGCAGATAAATACAGTAGGCCCCGCAATAAGTTTTCTTACTTCATGTTGGCTTTTCCCGCAAAATGAACAATATAATGTATTTTTTATTTCAGTCATGATTCCCTATCCCCCGATTTTATTTCTTCTCCTGACGAATCTTTTAGTGCCGCTCTTTCAGAAAGAATTTCATCTATTAAACCAAATTCTTTAGATTCCAATGGAGACATAAAATTATCACGCTCCATACTACTTTTTATTCTACTTATATCTTGACCGGTGTGTCTAGCATAAAGTTTATGAAGCATCTCTTTTGTTTTTAAAATCTCTTTAGCATGTATTTCAAAGTCAGTTGCTTGCCCTTGGAAACCGCCTAAAGGTTGATGTATCATTATTCGTGAATTAGGAAGGGAATATCTCATTCCAGGCTCTCCGCCGGTAAGTAGAACCGAACCCATTGAGCATGC
This is a stretch of genomic DNA from Candidatus Jidaibacter acanthamoeba. It encodes these proteins:
- the clpP gene encoding ATP-dependent Clp endopeptidase proteolytic subunit ClpP — its product is MGLVPMVVEQTSRGERAYDIFSRLLKERIVFVQGQVEDNMASLIVAQLLFLESENPDKKVSMYINSPGGVVTSGMSIYDTMQYIKPKVATLCFGQACSMGSVLLTGGEPGMRYSLPNSRIMIHQPLGGFQGQATDFEIHAKEILKTKEMLHKLYARHTGQDISRIKSSMERDNFMSPLESKEFGLIDEILSERAALKDSSGEEIKSGDRES